One window of the Pseudochaenichthys georgianus chromosome 21, fPseGeo1.2, whole genome shotgun sequence genome contains the following:
- the klhl23 gene encoding kelch-like protein 23, giving the protein MRDTMSLRPAEIYTHDFCDGDHAAELLGALRHFYISGLFTDVALQCGESGQVFHCHKALLAARSSYFKVMFTADMRERSNSVIKLIGVDCLVLDALVNYVYTAEVSITQSNVQSLLEAADLLQFISVKQACEEFLIRLLDVDNCLGMHTFAEMHLCPGLEREARRVMLGRFTELIQQDEFLELDHEKMGSVLAAKNLTMQRDDVLIDAVAKWVTHDLDKRVHCAAELLHTIHLDLNEIYFKATLEVPRQCLLNSEGKIKSMIIQALRSNGKEMSTTRKMSSSMYIVGGYYWHPLCEVHIWDPISDTWVQGKDMPDHARESYSISLLGANIYVTGGYRTNTVEALDTVSVYNCDFDEWTEGCPMITARYYHCSVALHGCIFAIGGYRGGAPEQETEYYDPLKKKWFPLAKMIQGVGNATASVLGDKIYVTGGHYGYRGNCTYEKIQVYKPDVNEWSIITISPHPEYGLCSVSLDNKLYLVGGQTTIADCYDIERDEWRSISVMKERRMECGAVAIHGCIYVTGGYSYSKGTYLQSIEKYDPELDSWEIVGNLPSPARSHGSVCVYSV; this is encoded by the exons ATGAGAG ATACCATGTCACTCAGGCCAGCTGAAATATACACACATGACTTCTGTGATGGTGACCATGCAGCAGAGCTCCTTGGTGCTCTCAGACATTTCTACATAAGTGGTCTGTTTACCGACGTTGCGTTACAATGTGGCGAGTCCGGACAGGTGTTTCACTGCCACAAGGCGCTGCTGGCCGCCCGCAGCTCCTATTTCAAAGTCATGTTTACAGCCGACATGAGGGAGAGGTCAAACAGCGTCATCAAGCTCATCGGGGTGGACTGTTTGGTCCTGGATGCTCTGGTGAACTATGTGTACACAGCTGAGGTGAGCATCACTCAGAGCAACGTGCAGAGCCTGCTGGAGGCTGCAGACCTCCTGCAATTCATCTCTGTGAAACAAGCATGTGAGGAGTTTCTCATCCGCCTCCTGGATGTGGACAACTGCCTGGGGATGCACACTTTTGCTGAGATGCACCTCTGTCCCGGGCTGGAGAGGGAGGCACGCAGAGTGATGCTGGGCAGGTTCACAGAGCTCATTCAGCAGGACGAGTTCCTCGAGCTGGATCATGAGAAGATGGGATCAGTGTTGGCTGCTAAGAACCTCACCATGCAGAGGGATGATGTGTTGATAGATGCTGTAGCCAAATGGGTGACCCATGACTTGGATAAGCGTGTTCACTGTGCTGCAGAGTTGCTGCATACCATCCACCTGGACCTCAATGAgatttatttcaaggctacttTAGAGGTGCCCAGACAATGCCTGCTCAACAGTGAAGGGAAGATTAAGTCTATGATCATTCAGGCTTTAAGGTCCAATGGCAAAGAGATGTCTACAACCAGAAAAATGTCTTCCAGCATGTATATCGTTGGGGGATACTATTGGCACCCTCTTTGTGAGGTTCACATCTGGGATCCTATCAGCGACACCTGGGTGCAAGGAAAAGACATGCCTGACCATGCAAGGGAGAGCTACAGCATCAGTTTACTTGGAGCAAACATCTATGTGACTGGTGGTTACAGGACAAACACTGTTGAGGCTCTGGACACAGTTTCTGTTTATAACTGTGACTTTGACGAATGGACCGAGGGTTGCCCCATGATCACAGCTAGATACTACCATTGCTCTGTGGCTTTACATGGCTGCATTTTTGCCATCGGAGGCTACAGGGGAGGAGCTCCGGAGCAAGAGACGGAATATTATGACCCTTTGAAAAAGAAATGGTTCCCTTTGGCCAAAATGATCCAAG GTGTAGGAAATGCCACTGCGTCAGTATTGGGAGATAAAATCTATGTGACTGGAGGTCACTACGGGTACAGAGGAAACTGCACCTATGAAAAGATCCAAGTCTACAAGCCAGATGTCAATGAGTGGAGTATCATTACAATAAGTCCGCATCCAG AGTATGGGCTTTGTTCTGTGTCCCTGGACAACAAGCTGTATCTGGTTGGTGGACAGACAACTATCGCAGATTGCTACGACATAGAGAGAGACGAATGGAGATCAATATCAGTGATGAAGGAGAGAAGGATGGAGTGTGGGGCGGTGGCAATACATGGCTGTATTTATGTAACAGGTGGATACTCTTACTCCAAGGGGACTTATCTGCAGAGCATTGAGAAATACGACCCTGAGCTGGACTCTTGGGAAATTGTGGGAAATCTTCCAAGCCCTGCCAGATCACATGGAAGTGTTTGTGTTTACAGTGTTTAG
- the phgdh gene encoding D-3-phosphoglycerate dehydrogenase: MAPICIKTVLISESVDPRCKAILEENGIRVTEKPNMKRDELMAEIKDYDGLVVRSATKVTADVINAANLKIIGRAGTGVDNVDVDAATKKGIIVMNTPSGNTISAAELTCALLMSLSRFVPQAAMSMKQGNWDRKKFMGAELYGKVLGIVGLGRIGKEVASRMQSFGMRTIGYDPITPPEVTASWGVEQMSLEQLWPQCHYITVHTPLMPSTVGLLNDESFAKCKKGVKVVNCARGGIIDEDALLRALESGQCGGAGLDVFVEEPPKNRPLVDHPNVISCPHLGASTKEAQARCGEDIALQIVDMVKGKKLIGAVNASVLASTFSQESHQLIKLGEAVGAVLQSCTSSKKPFTSVQISTQGDCMKSSTGYMTASVLVGLLANGSGSCPNLINVLSLAKESGITVNQAHCSSDAAGGVCTVEIVASGSSFKATGSVQGGVPVLLELSGSVFRQPVSLTGNLLFLKACASPQLLSSVAGVLATAGVEIQSFSAPADHTGDLWYCVGVSSLPGDLSVLKPLVKEVAQLSI, encoded by the exons ATGGCCCCTATCTGCATCAAGACTGTTTTAATCAGTGAAAGTGTCGATCCTCGCTGTAAGGCGATTCTGGAGGAAAATGGCATTCGAGTTACGGAAAAACCCAATATGAAAAGAGATGAATTAATGGCGGAGATTAAG GACTACGATGGCCTTGTGGTCAGATCTGCCACAAAGGTAACAGCTGATGTCATCAATGCTGCTAATCTGAAAATCATCGGAAGAGCTGGAACCGGCGTGGACAATGTGGATGTTGATGCTGCCACCAAGAAGGGTATTATTGTCATGAA CACACCAAGCGGAAACACCATCAGTGCTGCCGAGCTGACATGTGCCCTGCTGATGAGCCTCTCAAG ATTTGTGCCTCAGGCTGCCATGTCGATGAAGCAAGGGAACTGGGATCGCAAAAAG TTCATGGGTGCAGAGCTCTATGGCAAGGTCCTTGGAATAGTTGGACTTGGAAGAATAGGAAAGGAAGTCGCCTCAAGAATGCAATCATTCGGCATGAGG ACAATCGGCTATGATCCAATCACTCCTCCTGAGGTGACAGCCAGCTGGGGGGTGGAGCAGATGTCCCTGGAGCAGTTGTGGCCACAGTGTCACTACATCACTGTTCACACTCCTCTGATGCCCTCTACTGTCG GTCTTCTTAATGATGAATCGTTTGCTAAATGCAAGAAAGGAGTAAAGGTTGTTAACTGTGCACGAGGGGGCATCATCGATGAGGACGCTCTCCTCCGAGCTCTGGAGTCCGGACAGTGCGGAGGAGCGGGGCTCGATGTCTTTGTTGAG GAGCCTCCTAAGAACCGTCCATTGGTCGACCACCCTAACGTGATCAGCTGTCCTCACCTGGGAGCCAGCACGAAGGAGGCGCAGGCTCGCTGTGGGGAGGACATCGCTCTGCAGATTGTGGACATGGTGAAGGGCAAGAAGCTGATCGGAGCA GTAAATGCATCAGTTTTGGCCAGCACTTTCTCCCAGGAATCTCACCAGCTGATCAAACTCGGAGAAGCTGTTGGAGCCGTGCTGCAGTCATGCACTTCTTCTAAGAAACCTTTCACAAGTGTTCAAATCTCTACTCAAG GGGATTGCATGAAGTCCTCCACTGGTTACATGACTGCATCAGTACTGGTTGGATTGCTGGCCAATGGATCTGGCTCCTGCCCGAACCTAATCAATGTGCTCAGCCTGGCCAAGGAGTCTGGAATCACG GTAAACCAGGCCCACTGCTCATCTGATGCGGCAGGTGGTGTGTGTACGGTGGAGATCGTGGCCAGCGGCAGCAGCTTCAAAGCCACTGGTTCAGTTCAGGGTGGCGTGCCGGTGCTGCTGGAGCTGAGTGGCAGTGTGTTCAGACAGCCGGTCTCTCTCACTGGAAACCTGCTGTTCCTCAAGGCCTGCGCAAGTCCACAGCTCCTGTCCTCGGTGGCTG GAGTTCTGGCCACAGCGGGAGTGGAGATCCAGTCCTTCAGTGCTCCTGCAGACCATACTGGGGATCTGTGGTATTGTGTGGGGGTGTCCTCTCTCCCAGGAGACCTCAGTGTTTTGAAGCCTTTGGTTAAGGAGGTTGCACAGCTCAGCATTTAA